Proteins encoded within one genomic window of Anaerolineae bacterium:
- a CDS encoding MarR family transcriptional regulator — MSSATKSESIDFLLAQVCKLHFARAHILLEEIGLYRGQPPVLRMLWEQEGRTHSELAAQLNVQPATITKMIQRMERAGFVARRPDPGDERLSRVYLTEAGRDIQADVQRIWRTLEAETFAGLNEEELGMLRQFFERVRDNLRQVNQEKS; from the coding sequence ATGTCTTCAGCAACAAAATCAGAGTCCATTGACTTTTTGTTGGCCCAGGTCTGCAAACTCCATTTTGCCCGCGCTCATATTTTGCTGGAAGAAATTGGCCTGTATCGGGGCCAGCCACCGGTGTTGCGGATGTTGTGGGAACAGGAGGGGCGCACCCATTCCGAGTTGGCCGCGCAATTAAACGTGCAACCGGCCACCATCACCAAAATGATCCAGCGCATGGAGCGCGCCGGCTTTGTGGCCCGCCGGCCCGACCCCGGCGACGAACGGCTCTCGCGGGTTTATTTGACTGAAGCGGGCCGGGATATCCAGGCCGATGTGCAGCGCATCTGGCGGACCCTGGAAGCCGAAACCTTTGCCGGGCTTAATGAAGAGGAGTTGGGCATGCTGCGGCAATTCTTTGAGCGGGTTCGTGACAATTTACGGCAAGTGAATCAAGAAAAATCATAA